DNA sequence from the Cupriavidus oxalaticus genome:
GATGTAGATGCCGTTGTTGGCCTTCATGTGCGGCGGCGCCTGGTAGAAGCCCGAGGTATCGTCGTAGCGCAGGTCCAGGGTCGACAGTGTCAGTTCACCGCCGGACAGCACCACCGGGCGGTGGCACAGGATCCAGCGGCGGTCCAGCGTGCGGTGCGCCAGCGAGGCCTTGCCGGCGTCGAACGGGACATGCACCAGCGGATCGAACACCTGGATGATCTCGCCGGCCACCGTGATCGCGTGCGGCACGGGCACGGCGCCGGGCAGCAGCACGCCGAGGCGCTGCGCCAGGTAGGTCTTGCCGCTGCCCGGCGGGCCGTAGATCATCAGCGCACGGGAGGTGTTCAGCGCCATCCCGATCGCATCCAGCAGGTGCAACGGGACCACCAGGTCATGGAAGGCCGCGGTGACGTCTGCCTTGGTCACGGCTGCCTGGCTGACCGAGTGGCGTTGCACGGCATCGAGGTAGGCGTCGAGCGTGACCGGCGCAGCGCCGGTGTAGTTGCAGCGCGCGGTAGCCTCCGCGGCGCGCGTGTAGCCGGCGTCGGTCAGGCGGAAGCGCACGTCCAGGTCGCTGGCACCGCGATGCGCGATCTCGAACAGGCGCTCGCGCACGGCCACGGCGGCGATCTCGTTGACCACGGTGGCGGGCAGCTTCAAGGTTTCGGTGAGCACTGCCAGCGTGACGCTGCGGTGCAGGTAGGCGGCCTTCAGCACCAGGCTCAGCAGTTGGGTGATCTCCAGCCCGGTTTCAGCGATGCTCCGCGGCAGGACATGCCACGGCGGCACTGGCAGCTGGCCAAGCTCGGCGTGGCTCTGCCTGGTACCCGCAACCGGCTCCAGGTGCCGCGGCGCTTGCGCTGTGTCGTGATGCTCGATCATTGCCGTCCCCCGTTTGCTGATGTGCATTTCCGTTCTGCAGGGCGACTGCCGAGGGCAGGCGCGTTTGTTCTGTTATGTGTGCTCATCTGGCGGCAAAGAGCATGACCAGCGTGCCGGCGGCGATGGCTACGCCATAAGGCAGCGCACCGACCGACGGCGCGCCCGCCTTGCCGCGGACAATGCCGCCAATGTTGCGGAACACCTGGCCGCCGCTACGGAACCAGTACACATGGGCAAGAGCCCAGACGCCGCCCAGCAGGAACGCCGCCAGCGCAATCTCGAAGGCCATGGCTGCGCCTAGCCAGGCGCCGATGGCGGCCATCAGCTTGACGTCGCCGGCGGCCATGCCGCCCAGCATGTAGAGCGGCAGGAATACCGCGAGCCCGGTAAGCCAGCCGAGTGTCCAGCCAACCAGACCGCTGCCGAAGCCAAGCAGCGCGACCTGTGCCGGCAGGGCCAGCAGCCAGGCGCCGAATGTCAGCCAGTTCGGGATGCGGCGCCGCTGCAGGTCGATGGCTGCAGCTGTCAGTACGATCGCAATGGCGATCGGGCCAATAAAAGGTGAGAGCGCGGAGGCGGTGTGCATGGCGTCCTCTTGTTTCAAGGCATGGCCGGCATGACGGCGACCACGGCTTCAAACAGCTCATTGACCTTGGTGCCCAGGAAGCCCACCGTCACCACGATCACCATGGCAATCAGCGCGCCGATTAATGCGTATTCGATTGCAGTGACGCCGTGCTCGTCGCGTTGCAGCGCTTTCCACTTCGCGATGATGGTTCGCATGCTGAGCTCCGGTAACAGATGCAGTCGCTGCATGCGCGACGTTGACGTTTGGCGGCATCCACGTCGCGCAGTACGTTGCTGTGCCGGATCAGGTTGACGGCACCGTCAGCTTCGATGCGATGTAGCTGAAGATGCTGGTCAGGTTCGTGCCGACGGTCGTTACCGTCGCGATGATGACCACGGCGATCAGCGAGGCGATCAGGCCGTACTCGATGGCGGTGACGCCATCTTCGTCGCGGACGAAATTCAGCATGGATTGGGTCAGGGTTTTCATGACAAGCTCCTTAGACAGGTAGAACGACTGCTGAACTGCAAAATGGATCACTGCTGGGTGGCGGGACTGCCATGGAGGCAAGACCCCCGGGCCGGCGTTGACGGTAACAAGGCGGTGCGCAGATGGCGCAGGCGTGGAAGGGCCAGCGGCCCGGACCGCTTCGGGTGACTGATTGACGGCGCGCCTGCAGGCGGCGCTCGGCAGAGGCGTGCATGCACCGGGCTGCATGTTGTGCGTGTCCGGCGCGGGCCAGGCAACGCAGCGGCACGCTGCCGCCACCGTGTCGAGCGCAGGTGGCGCCGGCGGCGTGGCTATGCAAGATTGCGGGCTGGCGTGCAGCTGGCATGGTGAGATTCCCCTTATCTGACTTTGCTGCCGACAATCGCTGTGCCGGCAGTCGCGGCGTACCGGTTGGGTATCGCTGCATGCCTGGCATAGGCAAAGCGCGGGCCAGCCGGATCGAAATCGTTGTGGCACAAGGCTTTGCGGGAAGCAGCGCTGCGTACGCTGTGCGCCGGATGGCCGAAATGGTGGGGTTCTGCCATCGCTCGTTGCCTGATGGAAACGCAGCGGCGGCATGGCAGTTTGGATGAGGCAACTTAAGGATGAGGGCGGGTTGGAGGCGTGCGCGTGCCGCGATGGTGCGGGTGCAGCGCGTTCGTCAGCCAAAAGCATGAGGAACCGGGTGCCGACGATGTCGTGCCTACCGCAGTTGATCTAGTGCCGGTGGCACCGGAACGCCTGGCACGCGCCGCGGGACGACAGATGGACGAGCGGCACGTCTGGCGGACCGACGTTTCCGGTTGGAAACGTTCATCGCATCGAGGCTGCCGGACAGCGCTGGCGGGAATCGCCCACCGCCTGCCCGGATCCCTTGCCCGGCGCCGCTTCCGGGGATCGGCGCAGGCCGTGATTCAAACGAGAAACGTTGGTGCCTGTCGCCGCGTTTCATGCCCGGACAACGCAGCGAACCGGACCTGGCGTGCCTTGCGTTATCGCATCGTCGCAACAAGACTTAGCGAAAACGAGTGCGCCCATGCCGCAGCGATACGCGTGCAGTGCAAGCGCACAGACGATAGCGGGGGATCCACGATGTACCAGACATCCACGCGGGCGCCGCGATGCCCGGCTCTAGCCCTTTGTTCTGCTGCCGTGCGGGCAGCGGAGACCTGAGATGGAAGCCGCACAGGCCACGACCGGCCGGTCGTTATACGCGGCGGCCGACACGCACTGGCTGGATGGTGAGCGCTTCCGTCTGTACACGAAGGTCGCGCTGCTCTGTTATGTGCTGTATTTCGGCGGCTGGACCTTACGCGCCTGCGTACTGAAGGTGCCGGGTGTGTTCGCCCCCGGCGCGGACTTTGTCGTGTTCTGGAGTGCGGCCAGGCTGGCACTGACCCAGGGTGCCGCGGCACCCTATGACCACGACCTGCTGCGGCAGATGGAGTTGGCGGCGGTGCCAGGCCTGGCGATCGGCGATGGCGTTCTACCCTGGCTATATCCGCCCACATACCTGCTGTATGTACTGCCGCTGGGTTTGCTTAGCTATGGCATGGCCACGGTGGTGTTCTTCAGCGGCGGCGCCTGCTGGTATGGATGGGCGTTGTGCCGCACACTGCCCCGCAATGCCTGGCTCGCAGGCCTGGCTTTCCCGGGCATTGCGGTAGTGCTGGCCACCGGCCAGAACGCACTGTGGCTTGCTGGCTGCGCCGGCCTGGCGCTGGCCTGCCTGCGCACCCGTCCGCTGCTGGCCGGCATGCTGCTGGGGCTGGTGACAGTGAAGCCTCACCTGGCCCTGATGTTTCCGGTGGCGCTGTTGTGCGCGCGCGCCTGGCCGGCGCTGGGCGCGATGATCGCCACGGCCATGGCACTGGCGAGCGTGTCGTTGCTGGCATTCGGCATCGAGCCGTTCACTGCCTTCCTGGGCAATGCCACCGTAGCGCGCGAAGCGGTAGAGCAAGGCGCTGCGCTGCTGCCGCGCATGCCCACCGTATTTGCTGCCGTGAAGATGCTGTCGGGCGGGGTGATGCTGCCTTACGTCGTGCATGGGACCGTCGCGGCAGCGGCTCTGGCTGCCGTGGTTTATGCCTGGTCGCGTCCGTGCAGTTATGCGCTGCGCGCCGCCGTAGTGATCAGTGCGGGGTTGCTTGTGTCCCCTTACCTGTATGACTACGACCTCGCCTTCCTGGGGCTGGCCATTGCGTGGCTGGGCCCCCATGCCTGGCGCAACGGATGGCTGCGCGGCGAGCGAGAACTTCTGTTGCTGCTATGGCTGTTGCCGCTTTGCGGCCTGGTGGTCGGCGCGAGGATCGGCATCCAGCCGATGCCGTTGGGATTGATCGCCGCGCTGGCTCTGGCCGTCTGGCGCATCCGGCTGGAACGAACGGGCAAGGCATCGCGCGATGCCTGATGACGCAGGGCGCGGTATCGGGTGATATCGGGCGCCCAGGAGGGAGCAAATCATGGCCAACTATGAAACCCAGCTGGTTTCGCTGGTAGTGCCGTTCTACAACGAGTCAGACGCGTTGCAGTCCTTCTTCACGCGGGTGCTGCCTATCCTTGAGTCGATCCCGGCGACCCACTTCGAGATCGTCTGCATCAATGACGGCAGTACGGATGACACGTTACCCCGGCTGGTTGAGATGGCGCGCCGCGACGCGCGCATCCGCGTAATCGACCTGACGCGAAATTTCGGCAAGGAAGCAGCGCTGACAGCGGGCATAGACGAGGCCGCCGGCGATGCCGTGATCCCGATCGACGCTGACCTGCAGGACCCTCCCGAACTGATCCCGACCCTGGTCCTGCGCTGGCGGCAGGGAGCGGATGTGGTGCTGGCACAGCGCGCCAGGCGCACCAGCGATTCGCTGCTCAAGCGTGTCACGGCTGCTGCGTACTACCGCGTGCACAACCACCTGTCTGACCTGAAGATTCCTGAGAACGTGGGCGACTTCCGGCTGATGGATCGTGCCGTGGTCAACGCACTGAAGCAACTGCCGGAGCGTCACCGCTTCATGAAGGGCCTGTTTGCCTGGGTCGGCTTCCATACCGTGACGGTCCAGTACGAGCGCATGCCGCGCGCCGCTGGCAAGTCCAAGTTCTCTGGCTGGCGGCTGTGGAACCTGGCGCTGGAGGGGATCACGAGCTTTAGCTCGGTGCCGCTGAGGAGCTGGACTTATCTCGGCACTTTTATCGCCATGCTGGCTTTTTGCTACGGCATGTACATCGTGGCGCGCACGCTGATCCTTGGTGTCGATGTGCCAGGCTACGCGTCGGTGTTGTCGCTGCTCCTGTTCTTCGGTGGCGTGCAGCTGATCGGGCTGGGCGTGGTGGGCGAGTACATCGGCCGGATTTACGACGAGGCCAAAGGCCGCCCGATTTACCTGGTCAAGCGCCGCTACCAGGAGCGCCGTCCGCACGGACGTGCGGCAGGCAATGGTCGGGTGATCTCGCTGGTGGCGGGCAAGCGCAACTGAGCAGCCGCGGCTTAGGCCCCGGCTGTCGCGGTGCCGGAGGTAGGGCGCGCGACGTGATGCCGGCGCGCAATCATCCCGAGCAGCGCGAACAGCACGACGGGAGCAACCTGTGGCGAAGGCAGCGCAATCACCACCAGCAGCGCATGCGCCGGCACGATCCAGACCAAGCACAGCAGCAATCGCTCGGTCAAAGTGCTGCCATGCCGGGCGAAGTCGCTGCAGAGCAGCGCGATGGGAATCGCCAGCCATGCCAGATCGTAGTACATGAGGTAGGGCTGCACCAGCAGCGTGCCGACTACCAGGGCCGACGCACCCAGCGCCGGCCGAGTATGGGTCAACCACAGCCAGGTACAGGTGCCAGCGGCGATGGCCGCACCCAGGGCATGGCCGGCGTACGACAGCCCCGCTTCCGCGCCTGCGGTGCGTAGCACCGCGAAGATGGTCGGCGCGCCGCGCAGCAGCGGACCACCATGTTCAGCCACGGTCCTGCCAAACATCGTCATGCTGCGGGCGAACGCGGGAAAAATGTCGATGCCGAAAGCCATGCCGGAGAATGCGAAGAAGACGGCCGAGCATGCTGCCGCGCTGGTCATGACGGCCCAGCGCCGCTCGCACGCAAAAAGCAGGGGAAACAGTACGCCCAGCTGTGGCTTGATGCATAGCAGCGCGACGCAGGCACCCGCGGCAAATGCATGGCGATGCATCAGCAGCAGCGCTGCGGCGCAGGCTGACGCGGTGATCAAGGTATTCTGGCCCGCAAGTAGCGCGGCCCAGATACCGGGAAAGGCGAGCGCGGGCATCCACCAGCGGGCGTACTGGCCGTGGACCGCGGCGCGCATGGCCCACAGGTAGAGCACAAGTCCGATGATGGAGGACAACAGCAGGGCCAGCCCGAAGGACACCGAAGCGAGCGGGTAGACCATCAGCAAGAAGGTCGGCGGATAGGCGAAAGGGCCGAAGGTGCCAGGAAGCAGGGGTGCCTCTGCCGCCTGTAGCAGGGGCCAGTCATAGGCGGCGGCAGCCCCATGCCCCTGCGCCAGGCCGGACGCGCTCCAGTAGACCGCGAGGTCCCAACCCAGCAAGGGCACTTGGGGCGCTTTCAGTATCCAGTGGCCGTACCACCATGCGGCGGTGAGTACGGATTCGATGATGAGCACGGCGGCGGCATACAGGTACACGCGCTCTGGCGTGAGCCAGCTGTGCGCCGAGTTGTGCGGAAGGCCGTGCGGTGAAACGATCGCCGACACGCAGGCTGCCGCCTTTTTGGTCACTCCAGACATGGCGTCCCCTCAGATTGCTGTAAGCAGGCGCGTAGGCAGAAATCATCGATACGTCCAGCGCCGGTGCAGCACGAAAGTCACGGCCGGCACCACCGACAGGATCGCAGCCAGCCCCGCCCAATAGCCCGCTCCCAGCGCCTGCGCGCCGACGGATATCGCCAGCGTCATGCCGAGTCCCATCAGCGACACCGTCAGGAAGCGCAGGTAGCTATCCCGCCCCGGCTTCGCGCCGAAACTCCACAATGTATTGAGCAGGTAGGAACCGACGTTGGCGACGACGAACGCCACACCATTGGCGCTGGGCTGGGAGGCATGCATCAGGTAGATCAGCGGCGTGGCTACGGCAATGTGGATGCCGGTGGCAATCACGCCCGAAATGCCGAAGCGAAACAGCCTGCCCAGCGTTTCGTTGCCGTGCAGGCCGCGGATGGAATCGCGCCGCGTGCGCGCGGCGCGGGATTTGGCATGGAGCATGGGCGGATTCCGGCGTGCCGGAGGTAGCGACGTCAGCCTCTACCCCTGCACGCAGACCATCCCCATATCCCCCTTCTTCACCTGCAGCTTGTAATCCCGCATCAGCCTGAACAACGTCACCCGCGAAATCCCAAGCTCGGCGGCCACATCGATCAGCCGCTCATGGTTGCGCTGCAGCGCCTCGACGATCGCATGCTGCTCCGCTGCCTCCCGAATCGCCGCCAGCGTCTTCGGCCGTTCTTCCGCAGGTGTTGCCAGCTCCAGGTCCGTCGGCTGGATCACGCCGTCCTCGCACATCGCCGCCGCATGCCGGATCCGGTTGATCAGCTCGCGCACGTTGCCAGGCCAGTTGTGCTGCTGGATCGCGCGCAGCGCGGTTGGCGAGAAGCCGCGGATGCGGGCCGGCGACTGCTTGCGCACGCCTTCGAGCACGTGCTCGGCGATCAGCATGATGTCGCTGCCGCGCTCGCGCAGCGGGGGCTGGCGCACGCGCAGCACGCACAGGCGATGGTAAAGGTCGCCGCGGAAGCGCTCGGCGGCAATGGCGGCCTCGAGGTCGACGTGGGTGGCGGAGACGATGCGTACGTCCACCTCGACCGATTCGGTGCCGCCCAGGCGCTCGATGCGGCCGGTCTCCAGGAAGCGCAGCAGGCTGGTCTGGCTTTCCAGCGGCATGTCGCCGATTTCATCGAGGAACAGGGTGCCGCCCTGCGCCATCTCGATGCGGCCGGGCTTGCGCTTGGTCGCGCCGGTGAAGGCACCGCGCTCGTAGCCGAACAGCTCGGACATCAGCAGCGTGGGCGGGATGGCGGCACAGTTGACGGCCACGAACGGCTGCGAGGCGCGTTCCGATGCGCGGTGGATCGCCTGCGCGGCCAGTTCCTTGCCGGTGCCCGACTCGCCGGAGATCAGCACGGGGGTGTCCCAGCGCGATACTTTCTCGATGCCGCGGAACAGCGTCTGCATGGCCGCGCAGCTGCCGATCATGCCGTCGGGGCGCAAGGTGCCGGGCGTGGCGCGCTGCAAGCCGGGCCGCAACTGCGCCATGCCTTGCGCATGGCCGAGCGAGTGGGCCAGTTCGGCGTGCTCGAACGGCGCGGTGTAGTAGTCGACGAAGTACAGGCCAAGCAGCCGGCGCGCGCTCTCGGTCAGCGCCTCGTGCCTGGCGACGGCGCCGATCCAGCCGATATGGGGCTGCGCGAGCCAGGGCTCGAACGATTCCAGGTCGGCGTCGCTGAAGCCGCTATGCAGGTCCAGCAGCGCGGCCTGGGGCTGGTTGCCGGCCGGCAGGGCATGGAGGTCTTCCAGGGAGGACGCGAAACTGAGCTTCCAGCCGCGTTGCGTCAGGACCCTGCAGAGCATGGCGTCGTGATGCTGCGACAGGTACAGCAGCGGGCGGTTGGCATACGCGCTCATACGATTTCCCCGGATTTCTTCTTATTTAACGAAGCCCGCGGCGGCAGTTGCCGCGCACCGGATTCGGTGGCCCTGAAGCCTGCGCCAGCGACGCATCATGGATGCTTCGTGCTGGCGTCTTCCCCGAATTCTGTTCTTGCCGTCCCGCTGTTGCGCCGCGTAGTCCACCGCTGCCGTGCCGATGTCGATGGCATCGGTCACGGCAGCGGCGTCTCGCCGCACCTGCATGGCAGGCCGGTCAGCACCCCATTCATCCAGACGCGCCGGCAAGCCGGTACATCCGCGATCCCCGTGCCGCCCGGTGGTCCGGGCTGGCGGGGTCTTTCCAGGTTCCACGGGCCGCGCGCAAGCGCGCGGCCCGTGTCCCGAAAGACCTCCTCTGATCTTGTCGGCGGCCCCTGTACCGGCCAGCCGGTGCGGGCCAGTTCCTGCCGCGTGGCCCAACGCTTACAGCACCAGCCCGACGCCCACCCTGGGATGCGAGAGTCGTTCTGAAACTGAACTTCGGCGAACGCGTGCCAGTATGTTTGCCGCTTCCGTTTCAGACTTCCCCTGTGTCGGGCTTCTGTTCGCGGAGACATAAGTGCGACGAACGTGCCAGTGCGACACAAGTCATTGATTCGAAAAGATAATCGTAAAAAGTGGGCGTTCCGGGCGCCGCCGTGGCGTGAGGAAACGTTCCGATCCTGATACATCGCAGGCCTGGTTTATGCTGCAACGCAGCATGAGTGAGGTTGTCGACGCCAGGTATACGTCACAGTTTTATGAAGCGGAGTGCCGAAAGGTCTACCTGGACGGATTCGCGCCATCCGAAAGAGGGGAGGCGGCATTTTGGAGGTTCGGGCGTCATGGCTTCGATGCTGCACGCGATGGCCCGATCGCCGGAGTTGCATTTCCTTTACAACGGGACGAAGCCTTTTTAAGCGGAACCGGTGTGCCAGACTTCGCCTGTCTCAGCCTTTTAGCGCTTTACAGCCAAGCCTAGCTGTGCTGGAGGGCTACTGGGACGGCCGTTGACAAGCATTTGCACGGTTTCGCGGATGACGCCAAAGGCCCGGCCTCATCTTTTTGGATGGGTGGCGCGGGAGATTCCTGCGCGCTGGCACGGCTGACAAAATGGTTGCATTGATGAAACTCAGGCGGCTTCCCCAGGGAGTCGAAGGTCGCGTTCAGAAACACCGCGCCCGACGTTGCGATCGCCGGCCAGCCGTTGAAATACCTGGGGTTATCGAAAATGATTCGTATTGCCAACATCGGCGTACGAAACAATTTCATGAATGAAACTGCCGGGGTTGCCCGCCGACGGTGGGATGCGTTTGCGTGGCTTCGCCGCGCACCTGCTCCTGCAGCCAGGCGTGGAAGGCATGGATCGCCTTTTCCCGCGGGTTGCCTTCGCGCCAGGTGACCCAGTAGTGCAGGCTGGATGGAATGCGGGTCGAGCCGATCTGCACCAGCTGGCCGCTGGACAGGTAGTCGTGCGCCAGCTGCAAGCGTGCGGTGGCAAGGCCCAGGCCGGCCACGGCTGACTGCAGCATCAGTCCCGCGTCCTGGAAGATCGGGCCGCGCCCGGGCTCGTCGCCCGGCAGGCCGGCCGCTTCCAGCCAGTCGCGCCAGGGGCGCAGCGCAAAGCGCAGCATCGGCAGGCGCGGCACGTCGGCCAGCGTGAAGCCGGGGTAGCGCGCCAGCAGCGCCGGGCTGGCCACGGCGATGACGTGGTCCTCGATCAGGTTGTGGCACTCGAAGCCGGGCAGGTCCACGCGCTGGTGCCAGATGCCGACGTCGACGCTGTACGGGTCGGGCGGGGTGATCTCGGCGTGCAGCCGCAAGTGCAGGTCCAGCGACGGCACCTGGGCGTGCAGGCTGGGCAGCCGCCGGATCAGCCAGGCATTGGCCAGGTCCTCCATCACGCTGACCTGCAGCCGCACCACCGGCGGCGCGGCGCTGTTGCCGGCCTCGCGCAGCGCGCTTTCGATGCTGTCGAGCGCGGCGCGCACCTGTTCGGCCAGCCGCGCGCCCGCGCTGGTCGGCGTCATCTGGCTGCCGGTGCGCTGGAACAGCTTGGTGCCCAGGCTGGCTTCCAGCCCGCGGATATGGTGGCTGATGGCGCTGTGTGTGAGCGCCAGCTCTTCGGCCGCGCGTGAAAAGCTGCGGTGGCGCGTGGCGGCCTCCAGCGCTCGCAGTGCTTGCAGCGGAGGCAGGTGGACGGGGCGGTTGGCGGGTTTGCCGGGGGATCGGGCCATGGCCGTCAAATTCTACTCACAATTCCCGCGGCTATGTTTCGTTGGCCTTGCACCGGAATGGGGACGACAATGCAGGCCATGACGACTACCACCTCTCCCGGCTTGTCTTCCGCCCCCGCGCCGACGCAGCAAGCCGGCGTCCGCTGGCGCGTGCTGGCCGTGTTCTCGCTGGGCTTCCTGGTGTCCTATGTATTCCGCGGTGTCAACCTGGGCTTCGCGCCGCACCTGACGCGCGAACTGGGGCTCAATGCCGGCGACCTGGGTTTGCTCACCAGCTTCTATTTCCTCGGCTTTGCCTGTGCCCAGCTGCCCGCCGGCATCCTGCTGGACCGCTACGGCCCGCGCCGCACCGAGGCGGCGATGCTGCTGGTGGCCGTGGCCGGCTCGCTGGTGTTTGCGCTGGCGCCGGGCATGGCGGGGCTGGCCGCCGGCCGGCTGCTGATCGGCGTGGGCGTATCGGTGTGCCTGGGCGCCGCCATCCAGGCGCTGTCGATGTGGTTCCCGCTGTCGCGCATGCCGTTGCTCAACGGCGTGGTGATGGCGATCGGCGGGCTCGGCGCGGTGCTGGTCGGCACCCCGCTGTCGTGGCTGCTGTCGCTGACGGACTGGCGCACGATCAGCGCCGGGCTGGCCTGCATGTCGCTGGCGATGGCGGCGCTGTTGTGGTTCAGCGTGCCCGACAAGCCGCGCGCCGGCAAGGAAAGCCTGCGCGAGCAACTGCGCGGCACGCGCCAGATCCTGGCCAGCGAGCGCTTCTGGCGCGTGGTGCCGCTGACGCTGCTGAACCAGGGCGTGTTCCTGGCGGTGCAGACGCTGTGGGTCGGTGCCTTCCTGCGCGACGTGCCGGGCTTCGATCCGGCCACCAGTGCGCGGCTGGTTTCGGTGATCGGGTTCGCGATGATGGCGGGCTGCGTCGGCTCGGGCTGGGCGGCGCGCCACCTGGAGCGCATCGGCGTCAGCCTCTATGCCTTTGCCGGCATCGGCATGACCGGCTTTATCGTGGTGCAGGCGCTGCTGATGGCGCAGGTGCCGCTGCCGCCGGTGCTGCTGTGGGCGGCCTACGGCGTGTTCGG
Encoded proteins:
- a CDS encoding A24 family peptidase, with the protein product MHTASALSPFIGPIAIAIVLTAAAIDLQRRRIPNWLTFGAWLLALPAQVALLGFGSGLVGWTLGWLTGLAVFLPLYMLGGMAAGDVKLMAAIGAWLGAAMAFEIALAAFLLGGVWALAHVYWFRSGGQVFRNIGGIVRGKAGAPSVGALPYGVAIAAGTLVMLFAAR
- a CDS encoding GtrA family protein; this translates as MLHAKSRAARTRRDSIRGLHGNETLGRLFRFGISGVIATGIHIAVATPLIYLMHASQPSANGVAFVVANVGSYLLNTLWSFGAKPGRDSYLRFLTVSLMGLGMTLAISVGAQALGAGYWAGLAAILSVVPAVTFVLHRRWTYR
- a CDS encoding glycosyltransferase family 2 protein, encoding MANYETQLVSLVVPFYNESDALQSFFTRVLPILESIPATHFEIVCINDGSTDDTLPRLVEMARRDARIRVIDLTRNFGKEAALTAGIDEAAGDAVIPIDADLQDPPELIPTLVLRWRQGADVVLAQRARRTSDSLLKRVTAAAYYRVHNHLSDLKIPENVGDFRLMDRAVVNALKQLPERHRFMKGLFAWVGFHTVTVQYERMPRAAGKSKFSGWRLWNLALEGITSFSSVPLRSWTYLGTFIAMLAFCYGMYIVARTLILGVDVPGYASVLSLLLFFGGVQLIGLGVVGEYIGRIYDEAKGRPIYLVKRRYQERRPHGRAAGNGRVISLVAGKRN
- a CDS encoding ATP-binding protein; the encoded protein is MIEHHDTAQAPRHLEPVAGTRQSHAELGQLPVPPWHVLPRSIAETGLEITQLLSLVLKAAYLHRSVTLAVLTETLKLPATVVNEIAAVAVRERLFEIAHRGASDLDVRFRLTDAGYTRAAEATARCNYTGAAPVTLDAYLDAVQRHSVSQAAVTKADVTAAFHDLVVPLHLLDAIGMALNTSRALMIYGPPGSGKTYLAQRLGVLLPGAVPVPHAITVAGEIIQVFDPLVHVPFDAGKASLAHRTLDRRWILCHRPVVLSGGELTLSTLDLRYDDTSGFYQAPPHMKANNGIYIIDDLGRQLVSVSDLLNRWIVPLDRNVDMFTLRTGVRFAVPFDVWPVFSTNLEPGELGDEAFLRRLGSKLYVGPLSRDDYREVYQRTAADFGLSSTEAVFDFLVESLHFSADMPLLACIPRDLLRLVASEVRYHGRTPAITEDSLIGAWQYYYGLRPTPEAASGGMAHRWAGSHRATV
- a CDS encoding Flp family type IVb pilin encodes the protein MKTLTQSMLNFVRDEDGVTAIEYGLIASLIAVVIIATVTTVGTNLTSIFSYIASKLTVPST
- a CDS encoding MFS transporter — its product is MTTTTSPGLSSAPAPTQQAGVRWRVLAVFSLGFLVSYVFRGVNLGFAPHLTRELGLNAGDLGLLTSFYFLGFACAQLPAGILLDRYGPRRTEAAMLLVAVAGSLVFALAPGMAGLAAGRLLIGVGVSVCLGAAIQALSMWFPLSRMPLLNGVVMAIGGLGAVLVGTPLSWLLSLTDWRTISAGLACMSLAMAALLWFSVPDKPRAGKESLREQLRGTRQILASERFWRVVPLTLLNQGVFLAVQTLWVGAFLRDVPGFDPATSARLVSVIGFAMMAGCVGSGWAARHLERIGVSLYAFAGIGMTGFIVVQALLMAQVPLPPVLLWAAYGVFGSSGILTYAVLARSFPDALIGRATTALTLTVFLATFACQVGVGFVLDLWPSSGGHYPKAAHLAAWGGLVALQVLAALWYLMGARRAPAGAGAR
- a CDS encoding Flp family type IVb pilin — its product is MRTIIAKWKALQRDEHGVTAIEYALIGALIAMVIVVTVGFLGTKVNELFEAVVAVMPAMP
- a CDS encoding LysR substrate-binding domain-containing protein, which translates into the protein MARSPGKPANRPVHLPPLQALRALEAATRHRSFSRAAEELALTHSAISHHIRGLEASLGTKLFQRTGSQMTPTSAGARLAEQVRAALDSIESALREAGNSAAPPVVRLQVSVMEDLANAWLIRRLPSLHAQVPSLDLHLRLHAEITPPDPYSVDVGIWHQRVDLPGFECHNLIEDHVIAVASPALLARYPGFTLADVPRLPMLRFALRPWRDWLEAAGLPGDEPGRGPIFQDAGLMLQSAVAGLGLATARLQLAHDYLSSGQLVQIGSTRIPSSLHYWVTWREGNPREKAIHAFHAWLQEQVRGEATQTHPTVGGQPRQFHS
- a CDS encoding glycosyltransferase family 87 protein, which translates into the protein MEAAQATTGRSLYAAADTHWLDGERFRLYTKVALLCYVLYFGGWTLRACVLKVPGVFAPGADFVVFWSAARLALTQGAAAPYDHDLLRQMELAAVPGLAIGDGVLPWLYPPTYLLYVLPLGLLSYGMATVVFFSGGACWYGWALCRTLPRNAWLAGLAFPGIAVVLATGQNALWLAGCAGLALACLRTRPLLAGMLLGLVTVKPHLALMFPVALLCARAWPALGAMIATAMALASVSLLAFGIEPFTAFLGNATVAREAVEQGAALLPRMPTVFAAVKMLSGGVMLPYVVHGTVAAAALAAVVYAWSRPCSYALRAAVVISAGLLVSPYLYDYDLAFLGLAIAWLGPHAWRNGWLRGERELLLLLWLLPLCGLVVGARIGIQPMPLGLIAALALAVWRIRLERTGKASRDA
- a CDS encoding glycosyltransferase family 87 protein encodes the protein MSGVTKKAAACVSAIVSPHGLPHNSAHSWLTPERVYLYAAAVLIIESVLTAAWWYGHWILKAPQVPLLGWDLAVYWSASGLAQGHGAAAAYDWPLLQAAEAPLLPGTFGPFAYPPTFLLMVYPLASVSFGLALLLSSIIGLVLYLWAMRAAVHGQYARWWMPALAFPGIWAALLAGQNTLITASACAAALLLMHRHAFAAGACVALLCIKPQLGVLFPLLFACERRWAVMTSAAACSAVFFAFSGMAFGIDIFPAFARSMTMFGRTVAEHGGPLLRGAPTIFAVLRTAGAEAGLSYAGHALGAAIAAGTCTWLWLTHTRPALGASALVVGTLLVQPYLMYYDLAWLAIPIALLCSDFARHGSTLTERLLLCLVWIVPAHALLVVIALPSPQVAPVVLFALLGMIARRHHVARPTSGTATAGA
- a CDS encoding sigma-54 dependent transcriptional regulator, which produces MSAYANRPLLYLSQHHDAMLCRVLTQRGWKLSFASSLEDLHALPAGNQPQAALLDLHSGFSDADLESFEPWLAQPHIGWIGAVARHEALTESARRLLGLYFVDYYTAPFEHAELAHSLGHAQGMAQLRPGLQRATPGTLRPDGMIGSCAAMQTLFRGIEKVSRWDTPVLISGESGTGKELAAQAIHRASERASQPFVAVNCAAIPPTLLMSELFGYERGAFTGATKRKPGRIEMAQGGTLFLDEIGDMPLESQTSLLRFLETGRIERLGGTESVEVDVRIVSATHVDLEAAIAAERFRGDLYHRLCVLRVRQPPLRERGSDIMLIAEHVLEGVRKQSPARIRGFSPTALRAIQQHNWPGNVRELINRIRHAAAMCEDGVIQPTDLELATPAEERPKTLAAIREAAEQHAIVEALQRNHERLIDVAAELGISRVTLFRLMRDYKLQVKKGDMGMVCVQG